Below is a window of Myxococcales bacterium DNA.
CGAGCTCGTGCACTGGTTTCACCAGATCCTGCAGCTGAACGATTCGGATGTGCACAAGATCGTGCGCCACTTTCAGCTCAACCCCTCGCGGCTCGCGACGGAGTTTACCGAATCGCTCGACAGGCTCCCCCGCGGGGCTTCGTCGATCTCGGACCTCTCGTCCCATCTCGAGGAGGCCGTCGAACGCGCCTGGGTGTATGGCAGCCTGATGTTCAAGGACGCGCAGGTTCGCACCGGCCACCTGATCGTCGGGATCCTCAAGACCCCCAGCCTCCGCAACGGGCTGCTTGGCATCTCGCGCGAGTTCGAAAAGATCAAGCTCGACGCCTTGACCGACCAGTTCGACCAAATCGTCACTGGCTCGCCCGAAGACGGGCTCCGCGCACAAGACGGCACGCAGATGGGGGGCGGTGCTGGCCCCGGTGAGGCCAGCGGTGCGATGGCCCCGGCCCAAATGGGCAAACAAGAGGCGCTCAAACGCTTCGCCGTCGACCTGACTGAACGCGCCCACAAAGGCGAGCTCGACCCCGTGCTCGGGCGCGACGAAGAGATTCGTCAGATCGTCGACATCCTGATGCGGCGCCGACAGAACAACCCCATTCTCACGGGCGAAGCGGGCGTGGGAAAGACCGCCGTGGTCGAGGGCTTCGCTCTTCGCATCGCCCGCGGGGACGTGCCACCCATGCTCAAAGATGTCTCGCTCTACTCGCTCGACATCGGCCTTCTCCAGGCCGGCGCCAGCATGAAGGGCGAGTTCGAGAACCGCCTGCGCCAGGTCATCGACGAGGTCCAGTCTTCACCCAAGCCCATCATTCTCTTCATCGACGAGGCCCACACCCTCATCGGTGCAGGCGGGGCGGCCGGTACGGGTGACGCTGCCAATTTGCTCAAGCCCGCGCTGGCGCGAGGCAAGCTGCGGACGATCGCAGCCACCACCTGGGCGGAGTACAAAAAGCACATCGAGAAGGATCCAGCCCTCACGCGTCGCTTCCAGGTGGTTCAAGTCCACGAACCCTCCGAGGACAAGGCCCTCCTCATGATGCGGGGTGTGGCGTCGACACTCGAAAAACATCACAAGGTCCAGGTGCTGGACGAAGCGCTCGAGGCTTCGGTCAAGCTCTCGCATCGGTATATCCCGGCGCGCCAGCTTCCCGACAAGTCCGTGAGCCTGCTCGACACCGCATGCGCCCGCGTGGCCGTGAGCCAGCACGCCGTTCCGGCGGAAGTGGAAGACAGCCGCCGTCGCATCGATGCTCTCACCACCGAACTCGAGATCATCGGCCGCGAACGCGCCATCGGCGTGAACGTGGGCAAGCGTGAAACGACAGCACAGGAATCATTGACCGCCGAAAAAGAGCGACTAACCGGGCTCGAGGAGCGCTGGAAAGCGGAGAAGGACTTGGTCGAGCAGATCTTGGCCATACGTCG
It encodes the following:
- the tssH gene encoding type VI secretion system ATPase TssH produces the protein MSEISRVSLFGKLNSLGYRAIESATVFCKMRGNPYVELVHWFHQILQLNDSDVHKIVRHFQLNPSRLATEFTESLDRLPRGASSISDLSSHLEEAVERAWVYGSLMFKDAQVRTGHLIVGILKTPSLRNGLLGISREFEKIKLDALTDQFDQIVTGSPEDGLRAQDGTQMGGGAGPGEASGAMAPAQMGKQEALKRFAVDLTERAHKGELDPVLGRDEEIRQIVDILMRRRQNNPILTGEAGVGKTAVVEGFALRIARGDVPPMLKDVSLYSLDIGLLQAGASMKGEFENRLRQVIDEVQSSPKPIILFIDEAHTLIGAGGAAGTGDAANLLKPALARGKLRTIAATTWAEYKKHIEKDPALTRRFQVVQVHEPSEDKALLMMRGVASTLEKHHKVQVLDEALEASVKLSHRYIPARQLPDKSVSLLDTACARVAVSQHAVPAEVEDSRRRIDALTTELEIIGRERAIGVNVGKRETTAQESLTAEKERLTGLEERWKAEKDLVEQILAIRRTLRGEKGKVEGTASALEASADASAAVQHAAGPAGTERESLLARLQGLLGELETLQGDRPLILPSVDSQAVASVVADWTGIPVGRMVKNEVEAVLKLADTLNQRVIGQRHGLEMIAKRIQTSRAGLENPNKPIGVFMLVGPSGVGKTETALALAESLYGGEQNLITINMSEFQEAHTVSTLKGAPPGYVGYGEGGVLTEAVRRRPYSVVLLDEVEKAHTDVHEIFFQVFDKGWMEDGEGRLIDFKNTLILLTSNVGSDLIMNLCKDPDLMPDAEGMAQALRAPLLKTFPAALLGRIVTIPYYPLSDEMMGNIIRLQLSRIQKRVAANHGVPFSFEDAVVDLIRSRCTELESGGRMIDAIVTNTMLPRISQEILSRMMQGRQVGRIHITTADSEFDYAFD